The genomic window CAGCAATGGATGCGCCGGAAGTACCTAAAGGATCATAGCCCGCCATTTGAATGTCCTGAGCCATCAATTCAAGTCCTGCCCGCACACTCTGAACTGCTGCTACAGTCGTTTCCTGGATAAGCGCCGTTTTACTGGATGAAATAAAAAAACTGTACACCGCAGCCATCAGAAAGCTGGCGATTGTCATAGCAACCATCAGTTCAATCAAAGAGAAACCAAATTGATTGTTTTTTTGGAAGTTCATTTTTCTATGTTTCCATTCGTATACGTCCGACAGCATTAACTATAATCTTTATACTTTTACCATCACTACGTGAAATCGTTACTGAGCCTGCACCCATATAACCAGTTTTATGGAATATTGCCTTATTCCCTGTAAAGGTAATTGCAGTTAGAGATATCCCGAAAGGGAAGTCGACATCCTTAAGCACCTGTTCAGTGGAATCGACAACGCTGTTTTTATTTGAATCAATAAAAATGATATAACCAGAAGATGAAAACAAGACTGTCACACCATCCGTATCAGGATTGGCTTTGATGGCATGCATTCGGCTCATGGAAAGATCTGTCATAAGGGTCTGGCTGGTAGTTTTTAATCGCGATGAATGAACCCATTCCATATAATTTGGCACCGCAATTGTGACCAATGTTGAAATGATGGCAATAATAGTCAATAATTCCAACAAAGTGAATCCGTTATCGATTCGAATTTGAATTGCTGCCCTTTTTTCCATATATCGATCCCTTGAATTAATGAGCGAGATCTTAAATTTTAATAATTTAATGCCAATGTGTAATTTATGTCAATGATTTAAATAGTGTTTTCGGTATAGTTAATCTGAAAAAATACATTATATATGCCACCACCTGGCCGGAATCCAGCCAGGCAGTCTTCGCCAAACCGGGGGCACAGTCCGTGAAATTTTACACATCCCAGGTTCTGATTCCCCATTGAAGTGTCTTGAGCCGGTCAAAATCATCGGCTTTTACCAGAATCTGTGACCGAATCAAAGATTCAGGCCAGTCGTGCTTCTTTGCCACCTGCTGGATTGTAAAACCTGTCAAAAAATTGCTGTTTACCCATTTTGCCAATCCTGGCATTTTGAGTAAACGGCGTGATATCCTGCATAATCCAACCCCTCATTCTTGCTTTTTGTATTGTTTTTTCGTATGGTGATTATAATCACAACCCAATCCTTATTAATTCGACAAAGGAGAAAACGCCTATGCCCGGAATGAAGACCACATATCCCCGGGTGAACCGCAGCAGTGGATTCACTCTGGTGGAACTGATGGTCGTGGTCGCCCTGATCGGCATTTTGGCGGGCATTGCCGTTCCCAACATCCTTGCAAACCTGCCCACTTTCCGGCTTCATTCCGCGGCCCGGCAGGTCATGACCGATCTCAACTATGCACGGGGCCGGGCTGTTTCGTTGAACCAGAAGTACCGGGTTAAATTTGATGTGAATACTGATATATATGAAATTGAGAAAGAAGATGAATCAACAGATCCCAGCACCTGGATTTTAGAAAAATCGTTGAGTCACCTGGCGGAAGACAAGATCGATGTCGTAACTTTGACCCGGAACCCGGTGGATGCAAACCCCACTGGTACCATGACCCAGACAATGATCAAGCTTCAAAATTCAAAAGGGCAATCCCTTGAGATTACGACCTCCGGTGTGGGGGGGGTAGAAAAAGGACCCATAACCAATTAATGGCGGATCAATGACTGAAAATACCCTTCAGAACGAGAACGGCTTCACTTTGCTGGAAGTGCTTTTTGCCCTGGTTATTTTTTCCATCGGACTGCTGGCCGTCAATGCCATGACCACCATGGTGATCAAAAGCAATTACATGAGCAAAAATTTGACCACGGCCGTTCATCTGGCCCAGAACAAGCTGGATGCACTCAATGCGGGGCCGTATGCTGATGTTGACAATGCCGGTTTACCTGATGAATTAGATCTGGATGCACAAGAAGTGGCAGGTGCCGGTATTTTCGACCGCAGTGTCTCTGTGACAACCAGCACTGCTCCGGATTATAAGACAGTGGAAGTGATCGTTTCCTGGTCTGACCCTGATCTGCGGAAAGTGGCCATGAAGACCATTATTGCCCAATGAATAAAAATCGTTTGCCTATCGGAGGCCCGGACATGCCAAAATATCGACGGAAAAACGCCCCTTCGGGATTCACTTTGATTGAGATTCTTGTGGCTCTGGCGATAACGAGTATACTGGTTACGGCTATTTATCGTTTTTTTATCGGCCAGCACCATGCCTACACGGTCCAGGATCAGGTGATCGAGATGGAACAAACCGCCCGGGTCGCCATGGACATGATCCGGCGGGATCTTCGAATGGCCGGGTATCATGCCATGGGGGATGATCTGATCAACAATTTGTCCGATTTTGTCCCTTCGTCTTTCATTCCTGCATATCCGGTCACCGTCAACCTGGATGCAAACCCGAAAATTTCCGAAGGGTCGGGAACAGACCCGGATGTGATCACGTTTCTGTCTGTTTTGCCCACCGACAACAATCCAACGACCCTTTCCGCCGCTGTACCCCCAGGGAGCAACCAGATAACTCTGGATCTTACAGATGATTACAAGGTCGGTGACATGATTCATATCGGGACCGGTTCTGAATATGCCACCGTCACAGCCATCTCGGGCAGCACCCTGACCATCGACACCAATCCGGCCGATGCCGCCGGCAGCCAGGGGATTGCCCGGAACTATGCCGCCGGCACTCCTGTCGGAGAAATTTATGTGGTCAGTTACGCGGTGTTCAATGATGACAACGATCCTTCATTTGATTATCATGATCCGGGACATCCGGTATTGAAAAGAAAGGTCAATGATGTCGGATTCATGACCGTGGATACGCCCGTGATCGAAGACATCGTGGCCGAAAATATCACGGACATGCAGCTGAGTCATCTGGGGTCCGGAGAAATTGAGGTGATTCTGTCTTCCCGGACGGACCGGGCGGATCATAAATTTCAAAGCAATGGCGGGTATCGAACTTATACCGCCAATGCCAGAATCAAATCTCGTAATACAGCCAATGTGGTTGTGGGAACCGATTGTGATGTGCCAGCAGCGCCTACCAATCCGGTGCTCACTGGGCTGAATGATACCTATCCGTGTAAAATTCATATCACCTGGGATGCGGTCACCGGTACCGCCGGGTGTGAGGTATTCAAGTATATCGTTTATTATGGTACCACTTCCGGTGCCTATGCCTACAATGTCGATGTGGGGAATGTGACCGCATATACACTGGACGTAACTGCCCTGAAAGCCTGCACCTATAACGTGGCAGTGGCTGCGGTTAACGATGCAGGAACCGGTCCGAAATCGGCTGAGCAGTCCATTACAGATACGCAGGCTCCTGCCATGCCATCTGGATTCAGTGCGGAAAATATCAACGGGGTTGAGAGAAAGGTGACCCTTTCCTGGAATATGAACACGGAATGTGATCTTCAGGGGTATAATGTGTTCAGCAGATCTGATTCAGTATCCGCGGTACCTGTTAATACTACCATTATTTCCAAGTCATTCACAAATTATTCAGATAGCAATTTCATTTCCATTGACTGTGATACGTATCATTACAGTATGGAAGCGGTGGATTTTTGTCCCAATTCCAGCGGCGCCACCACTGAGGTGTCAGTTTCTCCCACAGCACCGGCCCCTCCCACAGGCGCGGTTTTTTCCACAACCGGTACCACAGACACCATTTCCTGGATATTGTCTGCGGATGATTTCGAGGTGGGTACACTGAACTATATTGTCGGATACCAGATTGTCGGATACCAGGTGGATGATACAGCGCCGACAGAAACCACCCCTGAAAGCCTGGGAGCCGGCACAGATACCTGGACCAGTACATCTCCTAACGATTATTATGATGTGAGTGCCATTGATGCATGTGGAAATAAAAGTGCGGCCCTGCGCATCTCCTCGGCCTGTTCTCAGTTGCCGGTCATCAGTATTGTCAGTCCAGTGGGTGACGCGACCGTATCCGGCACCATAAACATTGACGGGACAGTTACCCTTCCGGGGGAGCGAACCCTCGCCAGTATCAAGCTGAAAATTGACGATGAGCCGTGGGTTGCAACTGGAAATATCAGCCCCTGGGGTGAATGGGACACCACTCAAGTGGTAAACGGCGATCATACGATTACTATCAGGGCAACCGACAGTGAAGGGTGTTATGTTGAAGAATATATCACTGTGACCGTTTCAAACGAACTTTCTGTTACACCACAAGTGTTTTGTACACTTTATACATGCATTGATCCGCCGGCAGACCCTGCCAAAGGTGATAGCTATATTAATTTAGTGGTGTATGTGGATGATCATGAAGGGAATCCGGTTTCCGATGCATCGGTGGAAGCGAATATTAAGTTTGGATCGGGAAGCGGTTCTAAAGATATCCCGGCAACGGGTGTAGCGGGATATTACGGGGGGGGAGATACCGCTGCCTGCACTTTGAATTCAGATGATCCTGATGCGCAGATTCCACCCACTGGCTTGGCTATCAAAACTAAATCAACGTATAAAAATAATCAAATTCCGGAGATTGAAATTAAGGTCACAAAGACAGGTTTTCTGGGATCCACCTGCAAAATAACACCAACCGCGGAATAATATTGGGAGACAGATAAAAGATATGGTGTTTAAAAATCAGAATGGGTCGGCATTGATCATTTGCCTGCTCAGCCTGGCAGTATTGTCTGCACTGGGGACGGCCGCCCTGATGGTATCAACAACCAACCAGACCATTGCCGGCAACTACCGCAAACAGTCCCAGGCTTTTTATGTGGCGGAAGCCGGTCTCCAGTATGCTTTAGCCTCTATCAAAAACGACATAACCTGGCGTGGAGACACCAGCTATTCAACGACCAGAGATGATATGATCATCGGTAATATCACAGCCAGTTACACGGTAACCACCTATGATTCCAGCAATGATTCATACGGGGTATATGACCCCTTAATTCCAGGTGGTTATATCAAACTGGTATCTGAAGGGGTATTTCAGGATTCCATCCAGACAGTTGAAAACATGATTAGCCTTTCTCCAAAGGACGGATCTGATGCCGATTCCCCATATACAGCGGTCACCACATCGGGGGGCAATACCGGCAGTGGGATTCACGTGGTCAATGGATACGATGATGACGGCAACCTGGCTTCTGATATGGTGGAAACTTATGCCGAGCTGCCCACGGTCAATCAGGATGCGTTAAAAACCTTTGCGGATTATTCATTTTCTTCTCTAACTAATACAGAAGTTTCAAACAGCTTGTCAGGTCAGACGGATTTTTTTAAAGACGCGCCCCAAAACACCCAGCCCTATATCATCCATGTGTCTGGTGACATGTTTATCAGCGGAAGCAGTGATGTATATGGCATTATTTTTGTGGAAGGGACGTCGGTGGTCCTGAGTGGATCGGTGAGGATACATGGGGTTATTTACGCGCCCAACGCCTCAATTACCACCACCATCAACGGCGGCGGCAGCCCGGGAGATCAGCCGGTGATGGGCCAGGTCATCAGCGGGACCGGTGGGGTCCATGCATCTGGCAACCATGCGGATGTCCAGCTGGTCCAGGACTATGTGGATGCGTTCAACAATTTCGGCGGTGCCGTCGTAAATGTCGATCCCGCTCCGGGCAGCTGGCGCCAGTATTAGGAGACCCATTGACTTTCATCCTGATCCGTTTTAGAAAAGGATATTTTAAAACA from Desulfotignum phosphitoxidans DSM 13687 includes these protein-coding regions:
- a CDS encoding GspH/FimT family pseudopilin, whose product is MEKRAAIQIRIDNGFTLLELLTIIAIISTLVTIAVPNYMEWVHSSRLKTTSQTLMTDLSMSRMHAIKANPDTDGVTVLFSSSGYIIFIDSNKNSVVDSTEQVLKDVDFPFGISLTAITFTGNKAIFHKTGYMGAGSVTISRSDGKSIKIIVNAVGRIRMET
- a CDS encoding Ig-like domain-containing protein codes for the protein MPKYRRKNAPSGFTLIEILVALAITSILVTAIYRFFIGQHHAYTVQDQVIEMEQTARVAMDMIRRDLRMAGYHAMGDDLINNLSDFVPSSFIPAYPVTVNLDANPKISEGSGTDPDVITFLSVLPTDNNPTTLSAAVPPGSNQITLDLTDDYKVGDMIHIGTGSEYATVTAISGSTLTIDTNPADAAGSQGIARNYAAGTPVGEIYVVSYAVFNDDNDPSFDYHDPGHPVLKRKVNDVGFMTVDTPVIEDIVAENITDMQLSHLGSGEIEVILSSRTDRADHKFQSNGGYRTYTANARIKSRNTANVVVGTDCDVPAAPTNPVLTGLNDTYPCKIHITWDAVTGTAGCEVFKYIVYYGTTSGAYAYNVDVGNVTAYTLDVTALKACTYNVAVAAVNDAGTGPKSAEQSITDTQAPAMPSGFSAENINGVERKVTLSWNMNTECDLQGYNVFSRSDSVSAVPVNTTIISKSFTNYSDSNFISIDCDTYHYSMEAVDFCPNSSGATTEVSVSPTAPAPPTGAVFSTTGTTDTISWILSADDFEVGTLNYIVGYQIVGYQVDDTAPTETTPESLGAGTDTWTSTSPNDYYDVSAIDACGNKSAALRISSACSQLPVISIVSPVGDATVSGTINIDGTVTLPGERTLASIKLKIDDEPWVATGNISPWGEWDTTQVVNGDHTITIRATDSEGCYVEEYITVTVSNELSVTPQVFCTLYTCIDPPADPAKGDSYINLVVYVDDHEGNPVSDASVEANIKFGSGSGSKDIPATGVAGYYGGGDTAACTLNSDDPDAQIPPTGLAIKTKSTYKNNQIPEIEIKVTKTGFLGSTCKITPTAE
- a CDS encoding GspH/FimT family pseudopilin; translation: MPGMKTTYPRVNRSSGFTLVELMVVVALIGILAGIAVPNILANLPTFRLHSAARQVMTDLNYARGRAVSLNQKYRVKFDVNTDIYEIEKEDESTDPSTWILEKSLSHLAEDKIDVVTLTRNPVDANPTGTMTQTMIKLQNSKGQSLEITTSGVGGVEKGPITN
- a CDS encoding PilX N-terminal domain-containing pilus assembly protein; amino-acid sequence: MVFKNQNGSALIICLLSLAVLSALGTAALMVSTTNQTIAGNYRKQSQAFYVAEAGLQYALASIKNDITWRGDTSYSTTRDDMIIGNITASYTVTTYDSSNDSYGVYDPLIPGGYIKLVSEGVFQDSIQTVENMISLSPKDGSDADSPYTAVTTSGGNTGSGIHVVNGYDDDGNLASDMVETYAELPTVNQDALKTFADYSFSSLTNTEVSNSLSGQTDFFKDAPQNTQPYIIHVSGDMFISGSSDVYGIIFVEGTSVVLSGSVRIHGVIYAPNASITTTINGGGSPGDQPVMGQVISGTGGVHASGNHADVQLVQDYVDAFNNFGGAVVNVDPAPGSWRQY
- a CDS encoding type IV pilus modification PilV family protein → MTENTLQNENGFTLLEVLFALVIFSIGLLAVNAMTTMVIKSNYMSKNLTTAVHLAQNKLDALNAGPYADVDNAGLPDELDLDAQEVAGAGIFDRSVSVTTSTAPDYKTVEVIVSWSDPDLRKVAMKTIIAQ